The genomic stretch TGACCCACGATCTCGAACTCGCGCGCCTCACTTCGCGCGTGGTCCGGTTGCGTGGAGGCGTCGTCCAGCCGGAGGCGCATCCATGATCTGGATACTGCGCATGGCGTGGCGCGACACGCGCACCTCGCGCCGTCGGCTGTTGCTCTACACCGCTTCGATCACGCTCGGAATCGCGGCGCTCGTCTCCATCGCCTCGCTCGGCGAGAGCCTGCGCCAGACCGTGCGCTCGCAGTCGGTCGCGCTTCTCGGTGCCGACTTGGTGGCGGAGTCCGGAGATCCGTTCGTCGCGGAGGCGGAAGCGTGGTTCGACTCGTTGGGCGGCGAGCAGGCGCGTGAGCAGGCGTTCTCCTCCATGGTCTTGTTTCCGCGTACCGGCTCGTCGCGCTTGGTGAGCGTCCGCGCGATCGAGGACGGGTTTCCCTTCTACGGAGAGTTCAAGACCAAGCCCGAATCGGCGGGCACGAGTTTCCGCGCGGGTCGCGAGGTGCTCGTGGAGGAGAACGTGATGCTGGCGTTCGGCGCGCAAGTGGGCGACGAACTGCGCATCGGCACGTCGACCTTCACGATCGCCGGGGCCATGGTGTCCGTGCCGGGCGAGTCGCCGGGCTTCAATCTCGTGGCACCACGCGTCTACATGCCGATGCGCTTTCTGGAGGAGACGGGGCTCACGCAACGCGGCAGCCGCGTGCAGCACCGCGTCTACTTCGCGTTCGGTGAGACCTTCGACGTCGACGCTCTGCGCAACGAGAACCGCGAGCAGTTGCGCGAATGGCGCGTGCGTACGCAGACCGTCGCCTCGCGCGAGCGCAACCTCGGCGGGGCGGTCGACAACCTGGAGCGTTTCCTCGGAGTCGTGGGCTTCGTGGCGTTGCTCCTCGGTGCGGTCGGCGTGGCGAGCGGCATCCACGTGTTCGTGCGGCAGAAGCTCGGGTCCATCGCGGTGCTGCGCTGCGTCGGAGCGACCTCGAGGCAGACGTTGGCGATCTACCTCGTGCAGGCGGCGGGGCTGGGCGTGATCGGTGCCGCGGCCGGGGCCGTATTGGGATTGGGGATACAGTTTTCGTTGCCCGCGATCCTCGGCGACGCGCTTCCGCCGGAAGTCGAGCTGAGGCCGAGTTGGGCCGCGGTGGGCCAAGGCTTCGCCGCCGGGGTGGGCGTCACGCTCGCGCTCGCGGCTCTCCCGTTGCTCGCGGTACGGCGCATCTCGCCGCTGCTGGCGTTGCGATCGACCATCGAGCCGCCGCGGCGGACGTGGCGAGATCCGGCGACGATACTCGTGGTGGCGACCGCGTTCGCCGCGATCACCGGATTCGCGATGCAGAACGCCGCGGAGTGGCAGCACGGGGTGGGCTTCGTGGTCGGAACCGGAATCGTCTTTCTCGTGCTCGTGCTCCTCGGCCTCGGCATGATGCGGGCGGCGCGTCGTTTCATGCCGGCCGGTGCGCCCTACGTGTGGCGGCAGGGGTTGGCGAATCTCTTCCGGCCCAACAACCGCACGCTGCTCGTGATCCTCGCGCTCGGGCTCGGTTCGTTTCTGATCGTGACGATGCAGCTCACCCAAGGCCTGCTCGTGGGGCAGCTCGAGGTATCGAAGGACGAGAATCGATCCAACGTCATCATGTTCGACATCCAGAGCGACCAGCGCGAGAGCATGCGCGAACTCGTCACCGGACTCGATCTGCCCGTGATGGACGAGGCGCCGATCGTGACGATGCGCATCGCTTCCGTGAACGGCGAAACGGTGCAGCAACTGCGCGAAGACCGTGCGCGCGACATCCCGCGCTGGGTGCTCAACCGCGAGTATCGCTCCAGCTACCGCGAGAGCACCAACGATGCGGAGCGCATCACCGCGGGCTCGTGGATCGGACGTGTGGAGCCCGGTGCGGAGGTCGTTCCCATCTCGCTCGAAGAGGGCATCGCCGCCGATCTGCGGGTGAAGATCGGCGATCGCATCGTCTTCGACGTGCAAGGCGTGCCGATGGAGTGCGAGGTCGCCAGTATCCGCGCCGTGGAGACGCGGCGGTTTCAGCCGTTCTTCTTCGTTCTGTTCCCGGCCGGCGTGTTGGAGGAAGCGCCGCAGTTCGCGATCATGACGACCCACGTGCGCGACAGCGCCGAGTCGGCCCGGCTGCAGAACACGATCTTCGAGAGACATCCCAACGTCTCGGTCGTCGACCTCATGCTCATCTTGGAGACCGTCGACGCCATCTTCGATCGCGTCGCGTTCGTCTTCCGTTTCATGGCGGTGTTCGTGCTCGGCACGGGTCTGATCGTGCTCGCGGGCGTTATGGCGAGCGGTCGTTTCCAGCGTTTGCGCGAGAGTGTGTTGTTGCGAACGATCGGCGCTTCGCGGCGACAGATCGCGCGTATCCAACTCGTGGAGTACCTCCTGCTGGGGACGTTCGCCAGCCTCGCCGGCGTGTCGCTCGCGTGGTTCGGCGCGTGGGCGTTGGGGCACTGGGTCTTCGAGCTCGAGGTGCTGCCGGCGGTGACTCCGCTCGTCACGGCTTGGCTCTTCGTGAGCTCGCTCACGATCGTCACCGGATGGTTGTCCGGCCGCCGCGCGCTCGATCATCCGCCCCTGGAGTTGCTGCGGCAGGAGGTTTGAAGAGGGCTGCGCAGTGGACGACGCGAAACGTCCCCTGCGTAGTCTATCATTCGACCGCGACGCGCGTTGCCCGATCGCACGAACGGAAGGCACGCTGCGAGTATCGCGTCGGGCACTGTACGGGTTGCTCGGAACGCGGTCGACCTCCACCCCCTCGACTTACTCTCATGCTCTTTCGTAACCTGCTTTCGACTCTCGTCTTCGGTTCGCTCGCCTCCGTGTCCGCCGGTGCTCTCGCCGACGGCAAACCCAAGTTTCTCGGAGGGGTGCACAGCTCTTCTCAGGCGGTGAACTTCCTGAATTACTGGAATCAGGTCACCCCCGAGAACGCCGGCAAGTGGGGCAGCGTCGAGGCGACGCGCGATGTCATGAACTGGGCCTCGCTCGATGCCGCCTACGCTCTCGCGAAGAACAACGGTCTGCCGTTTCGTTTCCACATCCTCGTGTGGGGCAACCAGCAGCCGGCCTGGATCGCTTCGCTCCCGCCTGCCGAGCAGCTCGAGGAGATCGAGGAATGGTACGCCGCCGTCGCCGCGCGGTATCCGGAAATCGACTACCTCGAAGTGGTCAACGAGCCGATCAGCGATGCGCCGGACGGTTTGCCCGCGCGCTTCGATCCGCCCGGCTCGGTCGATCCCAACGACGGCAACTACATCGCCGCGCTCGGCGGGACCGGCACCACCGGCTGGGATTGGGTGCTCCAAGCGTTTAGGCTCGCACGGGCCGCCTTCCCCGACACGCCGCTGGTGATGCACGACTACAGCATCATCAACAACACGACCACGCTCGCGCGCTTCATCGAGATCGTCGAGTTGCTCAAGGCCGAGGGCCTCGTCGACATCATTGGCGAGCAGGCGCACAGTTTCACCATCGCCTCGATGCAGGCGTCCACGCTCACGGCCAACTTGAACACCCTCGCCGCCGTCGGGCTGCCGATCATGATCACCGAGATGGACATCGACGGTGCCGACGCGACCACCGTGAACGACGCCGTGCAGCTCGACCGTTACCAGCGCCTCTTTCCCGCGATGTGGGAGCATCCGGCGGTGATGGGCATCACCACGTGGGGCTATCGTACCGGCTTGTGGCGGGCCAATGCCGCGCTCGTGCTCGCCGACGGCACCGAACGCTCCGCCATGACGTGGTTGCGCACCTACGTCGCCGAGACCAACCCGCCGTTGCGCCCGACGTTCACCCGCTCGCCGCGCAGCCTCCAGCGCGATGCGGGGCAGACGGCCGTCTTTTCCGCGACGGTGCTCGGCAACCCCGCGCCGACTCTGCAATGGCAGGTCTCCACCGACGGCGGCAGCTCGTGGACGGATATCGCCGAGGGCGGTGCATACAGCGGCGTCACCACCAACACGCTCACGATCGCCGCCGCGACCGCCGCCATGGACGGTCATCGCTTCCGCCTCACCGGCTCGAACACCGCCGGCAACGGACTATCGACGTACGCGGCCACGCTCGACGTCTCGGCGCCGCCGGCGATCTCTGTTCAGCCGCTCGCCCAAGCGACCACGGCCGGACAGGGACTGACACTCTCCGCCGAAGCCACCGGACCCGGCACGCTCACCTATCAATGGCAGCTCGACGGGGTCGACATCCCCGGCGCGACCGGCTCGACCTACGCGTTGCGCCGCGCCCAGGCGTTTCATGCGGGGAGTTACCGCGTCGTCGTGAGCAACGAGGACGGATCCGCCACCAGCCAGAGCGTGAACGTCGCCGTCGCACCCGCGACGACCTCCGACGCGCGCCTCATGAACATCTCCACGCGCGGTCTCTCGCGCCTCGATTCGGAAGTGCTCATCCCCGGCTTCGTCATCAACGGCACGGGAACGAAGCGCGTGCTCGTCCGCGCCGTGGGACCTGCCTTGGCCGAGTTCGGAGTCGCCGGCACGCTGGCCGATCCGACCATGACGCTGCTGAAGTTGAACACCTCCGTGCAGCCCGCGGCCTACGAACCTGTGGCGAGCAACGACGATTGGAGCGACGCCGCCAACGCCGCCGACATCGCCTCGGCCGTCGACCTCGTCGGAGCCTTTGCGCTCACTCCCGGCAGCACCGACGCGGCCCTGCTCGTCGATCTCCCCGCCGGTCAGTATTCGGTCGTCGCCAACGGAGTGAACAACACCACCGGCGTCGCCATCGTGGAGGTGTACGACGCCGATCCCGGCAGCCCGTCCACGCGCCTCGTCAACATCTCCAACCGGGG from Opitutales bacterium ASA1 encodes the following:
- a CDS encoding ABC transporter permease; this encodes MIWILRMAWRDTRTSRRRLLLYTASITLGIAALVSIASLGESLRQTVRSQSVALLGADLVAESGDPFVAEAEAWFDSLGGEQAREQAFSSMVLFPRTGSSRLVSVRAIEDGFPFYGEFKTKPESAGTSFRAGREVLVEENVMLAFGAQVGDELRIGTSTFTIAGAMVSVPGESPGFNLVAPRVYMPMRFLEETGLTQRGSRVQHRVYFAFGETFDVDALRNENREQLREWRVRTQTVASRERNLGGAVDNLERFLGVVGFVALLLGAVGVASGIHVFVRQKLGSIAVLRCVGATSRQTLAIYLVQAAGLGVIGAAAGAVLGLGIQFSLPAILGDALPPEVELRPSWAAVGQGFAAGVGVTLALAALPLLAVRRISPLLALRSTIEPPRRTWRDPATILVVATAFAAITGFAMQNAAEWQHGVGFVVGTGIVFLVLVLLGLGMMRAARRFMPAGAPYVWRQGLANLFRPNNRTLLVILALGLGSFLIVTMQLTQGLLVGQLEVSKDENRSNVIMFDIQSDQRESMRELVTGLDLPVMDEAPIVTMRIASVNGETVQQLREDRARDIPRWVLNREYRSSYRESTNDAERITAGSWIGRVEPGAEVVPISLEEGIAADLRVKIGDRIVFDVQGVPMECEVASIRAVETRRFQPFFFVLFPAGVLEEAPQFAIMTTHVRDSAESARLQNTIFERHPNVSVVDLMLILETVDAIFDRVAFVFRFMAVFVLGTGLIVLAGVMASGRFQRLRESVLLRTIGASRRQIARIQLVEYLLLGTFASLAGVSLAWFGAWALGHWVFELEVLPAVTPLVTAWLFVSSLTIVTGWLSGRRALDHPPLELLRQEV